One Nitrosomonas sp. PY1 DNA window includes the following coding sequences:
- a CDS encoding 6-phosphofructokinase, which translates to MASKNAFYAQSGGVTAVINASAAGVLETARQHSDKIANVYAGRNGIIGALTEDLIDTNAESAAAIAGLRYTPSGGFGSCRYKLKSLEQNRREYERLIEVFKAHNIGYFFYNGGGDSADTCLKVSQLADTLGYPIQAIHVPKTVDNDLPITDCCPGFGSVAKYIAVSTREASFDVASMAKTSTKVFVLEVMGRHAGWIAAAGGLASSPDCEIPIVILFPEITFNKAKFLAKVDHYVKQYGYCSVVVSEGVKGEDGNFLADQGLRDAFGHAQLGGVAPVVANIIKEGLSLKFHWGVADYLQRAARHIASKTDVEQAYAMGKAAVEYALAGHNSVMPTIVRESNKPYKWSVGMAKLSEVANVEKMMPANYISEDGFGISQACRDYLLPLIEGEDYPPYKDGLPDYVRLKSVAVAKKLAEFKL; encoded by the coding sequence ATGGCTAGTAAAAATGCTTTTTATGCGCAGTCCGGTGGCGTTACGGCTGTCATTAATGCTTCTGCTGCGGGTGTTTTGGAAACAGCCCGTCAGCACTCGGATAAGATCGCTAATGTATATGCTGGTCGGAACGGTATTATCGGGGCGCTTACGGAGGATTTAATCGATACCAATGCTGAGTCTGCCGCTGCTATTGCAGGGCTTCGATACACACCATCCGGTGGGTTTGGTTCGTGTCGATACAAGCTCAAAAGCTTGGAGCAGAATCGGCGTGAATACGAACGGCTTATTGAGGTTTTCAAAGCGCACAATATCGGTTATTTTTTCTACAATGGCGGTGGTGATTCTGCAGATACTTGTTTGAAAGTATCACAGTTGGCTGATACGTTGGGGTATCCGATACAAGCGATTCACGTTCCCAAAACGGTGGATAATGACTTGCCGATTACTGATTGCTGTCCAGGCTTTGGTTCCGTTGCGAAATACATTGCGGTATCCACACGTGAAGCGAGTTTTGACGTGGCAAGTATGGCTAAAACTTCGACCAAAGTTTTTGTTTTGGAAGTCATGGGGCGTCATGCAGGTTGGATTGCGGCTGCTGGTGGTTTGGCATCCAGTCCAGATTGTGAAATCCCGATCGTTATTCTATTTCCAGAAATTACATTCAATAAAGCAAAATTCCTTGCCAAAGTAGATCACTACGTGAAGCAATATGGCTACTGTTCAGTTGTTGTGTCAGAAGGAGTCAAAGGCGAGGATGGCAATTTTCTTGCAGACCAAGGATTGCGTGATGCTTTTGGTCATGCGCAATTAGGTGGTGTTGCCCCGGTCGTGGCGAATATTATCAAAGAAGGCTTGTCATTGAAATTTCATTGGGGGGTTGCAGATTATTTGCAACGTGCCGCGCGTCATATTGCATCAAAAACAGACGTGGAACAGGCATATGCGATGGGTAAAGCTGCGGTCGAGTATGCGCTTGCGGGACATAACTCGGTCATGCCAACGATTGTTCGTGAGTCTAACAAGCCTTATAAGTGGTCGGTGGGTATGGCGAAATTGTCTGAAGTAGCCAATGTGGAAAAAATGATGCCGGCAAACTATATTAGCGAAGATGGTTTTGGTATCAGTCAAGCTTGTCGCGATTATTTGTTACCGCTTATCGAGGGTGAGGATTATCCGCCCTATAAAGACGGTTTGCCCGATTATGTAAGACTCAAAAGTGTTGCGGTTGCTAAGAAATTAGCGGAATTCAAGCTTTAA
- the adk gene encoding adenylate kinase, whose protein sequence is MRVILLGGPGAGKGTQANYIKEHFGIPQISTGDMLRNAVKEGTELGIMAKKIMDAGGLVSDDIIINLVKERIAQPDCIKGFLFDGFPRTIPQADAMKAANVPIDYVVEIDVADAEIIKRMSGRRVHPASGRTYHVAFNPPKTPGHDDVTGELLIQRDDDKEETVQKRLDVYHQQTEPLISYYSQWAASGDQHAPRYIKIAGTGAVEKIRDQIFSVLK, encoded by the coding sequence ATTCGAGTCATTTTATTAGGCGGTCCCGGTGCTGGAAAAGGGACGCAAGCCAATTATATTAAGGAACACTTTGGTATTCCACAAATTTCTACGGGCGATATGTTACGTAATGCGGTCAAAGAAGGTACTGAGTTAGGCATCATGGCTAAAAAAATCATGGATGCCGGCGGTTTGGTCTCGGATGACATTATTATTAATTTGGTCAAGGAACGTATTGCGCAACCTGATTGCATCAAAGGTTTTCTTTTTGATGGTTTTCCACGCACCATCCCACAGGCTGATGCGATGAAAGCGGCCAACGTGCCAATTGATTATGTCGTTGAGATTGATGTGGCAGATGCAGAGATTATCAAACGGATGTCTGGGCGTCGAGTGCATCCAGCTTCAGGACGTACCTATCACGTGGCGTTTAATCCTCCCAAAACACCCGGCCATGATGATGTTACTGGGGAATTATTGATTCAACGTGATGATGATAAGGAGGAAACCGTCCAAAAAAGACTGGATGTTTATCATCAGCAAACAGAGCCTTTAATCAGTTATTATTCCCAGTGGGCAGCTTCTGGCGATCAGCATGCGCCCCGCTATATCAAAATAGCTGGAACAGGCGCAGTCGAAAAGATTCGTGATCAGATTTTCTCAGTACTCAAATAA
- the recA gene encoding recombinase RecA, with product MDENRSKALDAALSQIEKQFGKGSIMRLGANDVAYDIQVVSTGSLGLDIALGVGGLPRGRIIEIYGPESSGKTTLTLQVIAEMQKIGGTAAFIDAEHALDPQYAQKIGINVKELLISQPDNGEQALEIADMLVRSGSVDIIVVDSVAALTPRAEIEGDMGDPQMGLQARLMSQALRKLTANIKRSNTMVIFINQIRMKIGVMFGNPETTTGGNALKFYASVRLDIRRTGSIKKGEEVIGNETRVKVVKNKVAPPFKQADFDILYGEGISRESEVIELGVLHKIIDKAGAWYAYKGEKIGQGKDNVRDYLKEHQELAQEIEQKIRTLVGITEPTVPSKNKATDE from the coding sequence ATGGACGAAAACAGAAGCAAAGCGCTAGATGCAGCCCTATCACAAATTGAAAAGCAATTTGGTAAAGGCTCCATCATGCGATTAGGTGCAAATGACGTAGCCTATGATATACAAGTCGTTTCTACCGGCTCCTTGGGGCTTGATATTGCACTGGGCGTCGGTGGGTTACCACGGGGTCGGATTATCGAAATATACGGACCCGAATCATCAGGTAAAACAACGCTGACTTTACAAGTCATTGCCGAAATGCAAAAAATCGGGGGAACTGCTGCTTTCATCGATGCGGAACATGCACTAGATCCGCAATATGCACAAAAGATTGGCATTAATGTTAAGGAACTGCTGATATCGCAACCGGACAATGGCGAGCAAGCGCTAGAAATCGCTGATATGCTGGTACGCTCGGGTTCCGTTGATATCATTGTAGTGGATTCGGTAGCTGCGCTAACTCCCCGCGCGGAAATCGAAGGAGATATGGGTGATCCGCAAATGGGATTGCAAGCTCGTTTGATGTCACAAGCCCTCCGCAAGCTAACCGCCAACATCAAGCGCAGCAACACCATGGTCATTTTCATTAATCAAATTCGCATGAAAATTGGCGTGATGTTTGGCAATCCTGAAACGACGACTGGCGGCAATGCGCTAAAATTTTATGCCTCAGTACGACTGGACATCCGTCGAACCGGATCGATCAAAAAAGGTGAAGAAGTAATCGGTAACGAAACACGTGTCAAAGTTGTTAAGAATAAAGTCGCGCCCCCTTTTAAGCAAGCCGATTTCGATATTCTATATGGCGAAGGCATTTCGCGTGAAAGTGAAGTGATTGAATTGGGGGTTCTACATAAAATCATCGACAAAGCAGGTGCTTGGTATGCTTATAAAGGTGAAAAAATAGGCCAAGGCAAAGACAATGTACGGGATTATCTAAAAGAACATCAAGAACTTGCGCAAGAAATCGAACAAAAAATTCGCACGTTGGTGGGAATCACAGAACCGACCGTTCCGAGCAAAAATAAAGCTACTGACGAATAA
- the recX gene encoding recombination regulator RecX, giving the protein MAGNDKATLKTRALRYLARREYSRQELTQKLSAYASSIKKEELTTVLDDLEQRGFLSAQRVIEQITYNRRSRYGSQRIIQELKSKGIDAQLINDVLPTLKANDEETALAIWQKKFGRLPTTAEERAKQMRFMLNRGFSTEIIREVLARASDSISKH; this is encoded by the coding sequence ATGGCTGGCAATGATAAAGCAACCTTAAAAACACGCGCACTACGCTATCTGGCGCGACGAGAGTACTCGCGGCAAGAATTAACACAAAAACTTTCAGCTTATGCGAGTTCTATTAAAAAAGAAGAACTTACAACAGTATTAGATGATTTGGAGCAAAGAGGATTTTTGTCAGCACAACGTGTGATTGAACAGATCACCTATAATCGAAGATCACGGTATGGAAGCCAACGCATCATTCAGGAATTAAAATCCAAAGGCATTGATGCGCAATTGATCAATGATGTATTGCCAACGTTGAAGGCCAATGATGAAGAAACCGCTTTAGCCATCTGGCAAAAAAAATTCGGCAGATTGCCGACCACTGCCGAAGAACGCGCCAAACAAATGCGGTTTATGTTGAACAGAGGATTCTCGACAGAAATCATTCGGGAAGTTCTGGCACGCGCCAGTGACTCGATAAGCAAACACTAG
- the alaS gene encoding alanine--tRNA ligase, producing MNSSEIRQRFLDFFASQDHAIVPSSPLVPNNDPTLLFTNAGMVQFKDVFLGQDQRPYVRAASSQRCVRAGGKHNDLENVGYTARHHTFFEMLGNFSFGDYFKHDAIHYAWRFLTQSLQIPQQKLWVTVYAEDDEAANIWLNEIGIEPDRLVRIASSDNFWQMGDTGPCGPCSEIFYDHGPEVTGGPPGSADADGDRYIEIWNLVFMQYNRDSEGVLHALPKPSVDTGMGLERISAVMQAVHSNYDIDLFQYLIQAAARVTNTKDLTDNSLKVIADHIRACSFLITDGVIPSSEGRGYVLRRIIRRAIRHGYRLGQKQPFLYQLVEDLSQVMGQAYPELSTAKSRVAEVLRQEEERFAETIENGMQILEHALSQPIKILDGETAFKLYDTFGFPLDLTADIARERNINVDHAAFEQAMTRQREQARAVNKFTMQESIRYNGNQTTFRGYDTLQQQATILALYKQGTLVDQIEAGDEAIIVLDETPFYAESGGQVGDSGEIFSADGLFIVDDTQKIQANVFGHYGQLQQGRLITGSQISTKVNAAIRANTANNHSATHLLHAALRKILGTHVTQKGSLVNANRLRFDFSHNAPLTHDEIRDIERIVNDQIRINSVVSASSMAYDDAIKCGAMALFGEKYSDVVRVIGMDNFSIELCGGTHVTQSGQIGLFKITMESGVAAGIRRIEAVTGKTAIDYIQQRETQLLEIAQTLKINPQEVTQKVVQILENVRQTEKELARLKSQLANAQGDDLMSHIQEMDGVKVLAAKLDNADSRVLRETLDQLKEKLKSCVVVLGSTTDDKVTLIAGVTSDLTQHIKAGELVNFVAQQVGGKGGGRADMAQAGGSQPNQLPAALASVYDWAKEKRKF from the coding sequence ATGAATAGTAGTGAAATAAGACAAAGATTTCTCGATTTTTTTGCCTCCCAAGACCACGCGATCGTACCATCCAGCCCGCTTGTTCCTAATAATGATCCGACATTATTGTTTACCAACGCAGGGATGGTGCAGTTCAAAGATGTGTTTCTGGGGCAAGACCAGCGGCCGTATGTCCGCGCTGCAAGCTCGCAGCGCTGTGTACGGGCTGGCGGAAAACACAACGATTTAGAAAATGTCGGCTATACCGCACGGCATCATACTTTCTTTGAAATGCTCGGTAATTTCAGTTTTGGCGATTACTTTAAGCATGACGCAATTCACTACGCTTGGCGCTTCTTGACACAATCTTTGCAGATTCCGCAGCAAAAGCTCTGGGTAACGGTTTATGCGGAAGATGACGAAGCAGCCAATATTTGGTTAAACGAAATCGGTATTGAACCTGACCGCTTGGTTCGTATCGCAAGTTCCGATAATTTTTGGCAAATGGGCGATACCGGGCCATGCGGACCGTGTTCCGAGATTTTTTACGATCACGGTCCAGAGGTCACAGGAGGTCCGCCGGGATCCGCTGATGCGGATGGCGATCGCTACATTGAAATTTGGAATCTCGTATTCATGCAATACAATCGCGACAGCGAAGGCGTCTTGCACGCTCTACCTAAGCCTTCTGTAGATACCGGCATGGGATTAGAACGAATCTCAGCGGTCATGCAAGCCGTTCATAGCAACTATGACATTGATCTGTTCCAATATCTCATTCAAGCTGCTGCGCGCGTAACCAACACAAAAGACCTAACCGACAATTCACTTAAAGTCATTGCGGACCATATCCGCGCATGTTCATTTTTAATCACGGATGGGGTTATTCCAAGCAGCGAGGGACGCGGCTATGTATTGCGAAGGATTATTCGACGAGCAATTCGTCATGGCTATCGACTCGGTCAGAAACAACCTTTTTTATATCAATTAGTTGAAGATCTCAGCCAAGTCATGGGACAAGCTTACCCAGAACTAAGCACAGCAAAATCCCGAGTTGCCGAAGTGCTGCGACAGGAGGAAGAACGCTTCGCGGAAACCATAGAAAATGGTATGCAGATCCTTGAACATGCACTTAGCCAACCAATCAAAATACTCGATGGCGAAACCGCATTCAAGCTTTATGATACTTTTGGCTTCCCACTCGATTTAACTGCTGATATTGCCAGGGAACGCAACATAAATGTCGATCACGCCGCTTTCGAACAGGCCATGACACGCCAACGCGAGCAAGCCCGCGCCGTGAATAAATTTACCATGCAGGAAAGTATTCGTTACAACGGGAATCAAACTACGTTTCGTGGATACGATACATTACAACAACAAGCAACCATACTGGCTTTATATAAACAAGGTACCTTAGTTGATCAAATCGAAGCAGGCGACGAAGCCATAATCGTACTGGATGAAACGCCTTTTTATGCGGAATCGGGCGGTCAAGTGGGCGATAGCGGTGAAATTTTCAGCGCAGACGGCTTGTTTATCGTCGACGATACCCAAAAGATACAAGCAAATGTGTTTGGACATTATGGACAACTACAACAAGGGCGATTAATCACCGGCTCCCAAATATCAACCAAAGTCAATGCAGCAATACGTGCCAACACAGCTAACAATCATTCGGCAACACATTTGCTGCACGCCGCTTTACGTAAGATTCTGGGAACGCATGTTACGCAAAAAGGCTCTTTAGTCAACGCGAATCGCTTACGTTTTGATTTTTCCCACAACGCACCGTTGACGCATGATGAAATTCGCGATATTGAACGCATAGTCAATGATCAGATTCGCATTAATTCAGTCGTATCGGCCTCCAGTATGGCATATGATGACGCCATTAAGTGCGGCGCAATGGCGTTATTTGGAGAAAAATATTCCGACGTTGTCCGAGTGATCGGCATGGATAATTTTTCCATCGAACTCTGCGGCGGTACGCACGTAACACAAAGTGGACAAATCGGTTTATTTAAAATCACAATGGAATCGGGCGTTGCTGCAGGCATTCGCCGCATTGAGGCCGTGACCGGAAAAACAGCCATAGATTACATCCAGCAACGCGAAACACAGCTATTAGAAATAGCGCAGACACTAAAAATCAACCCTCAGGAAGTTACGCAAAAAGTTGTGCAAATTTTAGAGAATGTACGTCAAACCGAAAAAGAATTAGCACGCTTAAAAAGCCAATTGGCAAATGCACAAGGTGATGATTTGATGTCGCATATTCAGGAAATGGATGGCGTTAAGGTACTGGCTGCAAAACTGGACAATGCCGACAGTAGAGTTTTGCGAGAAACACTTGATCAACTCAAAGAAAAACTCAAATCCTGCGTTGTCGTATTAGGATCGACTACCGATGATAAAGTCACCTTGATCGCCGGCGTTACTTCCGACTTGACACAACACATCAAAGCGGGTGAATTGGTAAATTTTGTTGCACAACAAGTGGGAGGAAAAGGAGGAGGACGAGCCGATATGGCACAAGCAGGAGGATCTCAACCGAATCAGTTACCCGCTGCACTTGCCAGTGTTTATGATTGGGCAAAAGAAAAAAGAAAATTTTAG
- a CDS encoding dicarboxylate/amino acid:cation symporter produces MSKISLNTQILLGTVLGILLGFWFSMLDQESSVIQNSLYVAKLVSALFIDLLRMVLIPLVFTSIVVGVANLRSHQQMNRVWQGTLFFFFSTMVLAIVLGLTAANLLQPGSGLQITMFQDVMQGFQATQMSLPEFFAHFLHSLFQNPIAALAQDNVLSVVIFALLLGIALVVGGERYRNIPLLMQEFLGLILILVGWIMRLAPFGIMALLMQLVATHDTGLLTTMAKFIAVVIGITLLHGVVVLPLILYLVTGMTPIKFWLGAREALITAFATSSSAATLPVTLHCAEQYLHVKRDVAGFVIPLGATMNMDGTALYEAVAALFVANLVGIELSLLQQMIVFLTAMMASIGAPGIPSAGMVTMALVLQSVGLPVEAIAILLPVDRILDTFRTTVNVEGDLVGSLVVQKWISEDKPNE; encoded by the coding sequence GTGAGTAAAATATCACTGAATACTCAAATTTTGTTGGGTACTGTATTAGGCATTTTGTTGGGCTTTTGGTTTTCAATGTTGGATCAAGAATCAAGCGTGATACAAAACAGTTTGTATGTAGCCAAACTGGTCAGCGCATTGTTCATCGATTTGTTGCGTATGGTACTGATTCCTCTAGTCTTTACGTCGATTGTGGTTGGTGTGGCCAATTTACGTTCACATCAACAAATGAATCGTGTTTGGCAGGGAACGCTGTTTTTCTTTTTTTCAACCATGGTACTTGCTATTGTGTTGGGATTAACGGCCGCCAATTTATTGCAACCCGGTAGTGGACTACAAATTACGATGTTTCAGGATGTCATGCAGGGATTTCAGGCAACGCAGATGTCGCTACCTGAATTTTTCGCTCATTTTTTGCATTCGCTATTTCAAAATCCGATCGCCGCACTGGCGCAAGACAATGTGCTCTCGGTGGTGATATTTGCTTTATTGTTGGGTATTGCGTTGGTAGTGGGGGGCGAGCGTTATCGCAATATTCCGTTGCTAATGCAGGAGTTTCTCGGGTTGATATTGATATTGGTGGGATGGATCATGCGTCTGGCACCTTTTGGCATCATGGCATTATTAATGCAGCTTGTTGCTACGCACGATACCGGCTTATTGACAACCATGGCCAAGTTTATAGCGGTTGTAATCGGTATTACATTATTGCACGGCGTGGTGGTTCTTCCGCTGATTCTCTATCTGGTTACCGGCATGACGCCTATTAAGTTCTGGTTGGGTGCGCGAGAAGCATTGATTACTGCTTTTGCCACCAGTTCTAGCGCGGCAACACTACCTGTTACATTGCACTGCGCTGAGCAATATTTGCACGTCAAACGGGATGTAGCGGGTTTTGTAATTCCACTGGGCGCTACCATGAATATGGATGGTACGGCACTCTATGAAGCAGTCGCCGCCCTGTTTGTTGCCAATCTCGTGGGTATTGAGCTTAGCCTGCTGCAACAAATGATTGTATTTCTCACCGCTATGATGGCATCAATAGGGGCGCCCGGTATTCCCAGTGCCGGCATGGTAACGATGGCTTTGGTATTGCAATCGGTTGGCTTGCCGGTTGAGGCGATTGCTATTTTGCTACCGGTTGATCGAATACTCGATACTTTTCGCACCACGGTGAATGTGGAAGGAGATTTGGTGGGAAGTTTGGTGGTGCAAAAATGGATCAGTGAAGATAAGCCAAACGAATAA
- the hemF gene encoding oxygen-dependent coproporphyrinogen oxidase translates to MNTPQVKEFLIKLQDDIVKGLEAVDGKTFKRDQWDRPEGGGGISRVLEEGNVLERGGVNFSHVHGAGLPASATAARPELAGRSFQAMGVSLVLHPHNPYAPTVHMNVRFFEAIKEGAEPVWWFGGGMDLTPYYGFEEDAIHFHHVCKSALQPFGDDYYPRLKKWCDEYFYLKHRKEPRGIGGIFFDDLNQPDFDACFNLTRSVGEHFLPAYRPILEKRKDTSYGERERDFQAYRRGRYVEFNLVWDRGTLFGLQTGGRTESILMSLPPIVKWRYDWKPVMGSAENKLYEDFLIGKDWV, encoded by the coding sequence ATGAATACACCACAGGTAAAAGAGTTTCTCATAAAACTGCAAGATGATATCGTAAAAGGGCTGGAAGCAGTAGACGGCAAAACATTTAAACGCGATCAATGGGATCGGCCGGAAGGTGGTGGTGGTATTAGCCGCGTACTCGAAGAAGGAAATGTGCTGGAACGTGGTGGCGTTAACTTCTCGCATGTACATGGCGCTGGATTGCCTGCATCCGCTACGGCTGCACGCCCGGAATTGGCAGGTCGCTCGTTTCAAGCGATGGGTGTATCATTAGTGTTGCATCCGCATAATCCTTATGCTCCTACTGTACACATGAATGTACGTTTTTTTGAGGCCATCAAGGAAGGCGCGGAGCCCGTCTGGTGGTTTGGTGGTGGAATGGATTTAACACCGTACTATGGTTTTGAAGAGGATGCGATTCATTTTCATCATGTTTGCAAAAGCGCTTTGCAACCTTTTGGTGACGATTATTATCCTCGTTTAAAGAAGTGGTGCGATGAATATTTTTACTTGAAGCATCGCAAGGAACCACGAGGTATTGGTGGTATTTTCTTTGATGATTTAAATCAACCTGATTTTGATGCTTGCTTCAATCTAACGCGTAGTGTTGGCGAGCATTTTTTACCTGCATACCGTCCAATATTGGAGAAGCGCAAAGATACTTCCTACGGTGAGCGTGAACGTGATTTTCAAGCCTACCGACGTGGACGCTATGTAGAATTTAATCTAGTATGGGATCGTGGGACGTTATTCGGATTGCAAACCGGTGGACGTACGGAATCGATTCTCATGTCTTTGCCACCGATCGTCAAATGGCGCTATGACTGGAAACCAGTCATGGGTAGCGCTGAGAATAAATTATACGAAGATTTCCTGATTGGAAAGGATTGGGTGTAA
- the aroC gene encoding chorismate synthase: MSGNTLGKLFCVSSFGESHGPAIGCIVDGCPPGLAISTGDIQQELDRRKPGTSRHVTQRRESDRVEILSGVFEGLTTGTPIALLIRNEDQRSKDYSKIMDVFRPGHADYTYWQKYGIRDYRGGGRASARETAVRVAAGAIAKKWLREKFSINIRGYLSQLGSIEIPFKQWDDVNRNPFFVADNSYVTQLESFMDQLRKSGESVGAKISVVAEGAPVGWGEPVYDRLDAEIAYAMMGINAVKGVEIGAGFSCITQKGTEHSDEITPDGFLSNNAGGILGGISTGQDITVNIAIKPTSSIRLERRSIDKNGAPVIVETHGRHDPCVGIRATPIAEAMLALVLIDHALRHRAQNTDVCCTTPKIPGKTMTHYQSPNIQAPIKEDPEPEEDV, encoded by the coding sequence ATGTCTGGTAATACATTAGGAAAGCTTTTTTGCGTTTCTTCTTTTGGCGAATCACATGGTCCGGCGATTGGTTGCATAGTGGACGGATGTCCACCTGGGCTAGCAATCTCGACGGGAGACATTCAACAGGAATTGGATAGGCGTAAACCCGGCACATCTCGACACGTGACACAACGCCGAGAATCGGATCGAGTAGAAATTTTGTCCGGTGTATTCGAGGGCTTAACTACCGGTACACCGATTGCATTATTAATTCGCAATGAAGACCAACGCAGTAAAGATTACAGCAAAATCATGGATGTGTTTCGTCCTGGTCACGCGGACTATACTTATTGGCAAAAATACGGTATCCGCGATTATCGAGGCGGTGGGCGTGCATCAGCACGTGAAACCGCCGTACGCGTAGCAGCCGGCGCCATTGCAAAAAAATGGCTGCGAGAAAAGTTTTCAATCAATATTCGAGGTTATTTATCGCAACTGGGGTCTATCGAAATACCTTTCAAACAATGGGATGACGTCAATCGTAATCCTTTCTTTGTAGCGGACAATAGCTACGTTACACAATTAGAAAGCTTTATGGATCAATTGCGCAAATCGGGCGAATCGGTCGGAGCCAAGATTAGCGTTGTTGCAGAAGGAGCGCCTGTCGGATGGGGAGAGCCTGTTTACGATCGTTTGGATGCAGAAATAGCCTATGCGATGATGGGTATCAATGCAGTAAAAGGCGTTGAAATAGGCGCTGGATTTTCTTGTATCACACAAAAAGGTACAGAGCATTCGGACGAAATAACACCGGACGGATTTTTAAGCAATAATGCCGGAGGTATACTGGGCGGCATTTCAACTGGACAAGATATTACTGTCAATATTGCAATCAAACCAACATCCAGTATACGTTTAGAAAGACGCTCAATCGACAAGAACGGAGCGCCTGTCATTGTCGAAACACATGGTCGGCATGATCCGTGCGTAGGTATTCGCGCCACCCCGATTGCCGAAGCCATGCTTGCATTGGTGTTAATAGATCATGCATTACGTCATCGCGCACAAAATACCGATGTGTGTTGCACAACACCTAAAATACCTGGAAAAACAATGACTCATTACCAGAGTCCGAATATTCAGGCGCCTATAAAAGAAGACCCGGAGCCGGAAGAAGATGTTTAA
- a CDS encoding NAD(P)(+) transhydrogenase (Re/Si-specific) subunit beta, translating into MSANEVALAYLVASVFFILSLKGLSSPESARRGNLFGMVGMAIAIGITLTLTQNWALILGCIAIGGVIGAIVAQRVQMTAMPELVAFMHSLVGLAAVFIAITAVNNPVSFGLPEVLPKGSKLELFLGTFIGAMTWSGSVIAFLKLSGRMSGTPIVFTGQHLFNLLLAITMIGFGLWFFFDETTNWTAFAVMTGIAFVLGFLIIIPIGGADMPVVISMLNSYSGWAAAGIGFSLGNPMLIIAGSLVGSSGAILSYIMCKAMNRPFLSVILGGFGSDGGAVAAATDGAQKNYRSGSAEDAAFLMGNADSVVIVPGYGLAVARAQHAVKELAEKLHKKGVNVRFAIHPVAGRMPGHMNVLLAEAEIPYEQVLEMEEINSDFSNTDVVLVLGANDVVNPAANVPGSPIYGMPILDVHKARTVMVVKRSMAAGYAGLDNDLFYMDKTMMIFGDAKKMVENMVKAL; encoded by the coding sequence ATGTCAGCTAATGAAGTAGCACTTGCCTATTTGGTTGCTTCGGTCTTCTTTATACTTTCGCTTAAAGGATTGAGTTCGCCTGAGTCTGCGCGTCGTGGTAATTTGTTTGGTATGGTGGGCATGGCAATTGCCATTGGCATTACGCTCACATTGACCCAGAACTGGGCTTTGATTTTAGGTTGTATCGCGATTGGTGGCGTGATTGGAGCGATTGTGGCTCAGCGCGTGCAAATGACTGCCATGCCGGAATTAGTTGCCTTCATGCATTCGCTCGTTGGTTTGGCGGCTGTATTTATTGCTATCACTGCAGTAAACAATCCGGTTTCGTTCGGATTGCCAGAAGTTTTGCCTAAAGGAAGCAAACTAGAGTTGTTTTTAGGGACTTTTATCGGTGCTATGACTTGGTCTGGTTCGGTGATTGCGTTCTTGAAATTGTCCGGCCGCATGAGTGGAACTCCGATTGTTTTCACTGGACAGCATCTATTTAATCTGTTGTTGGCTATTACCATGATTGGCTTCGGTTTGTGGTTTTTCTTCGATGAAACTACCAACTGGACGGCTTTTGCTGTCATGACAGGAATTGCCTTTGTACTAGGTTTCTTGATCATCATCCCTATTGGTGGAGCGGATATGCCTGTTGTCATTTCCATGCTGAATTCCTATTCAGGCTGGGCGGCAGCAGGTATCGGTTTTTCACTCGGAAATCCGATGCTAATTATTGCGGGTTCGTTAGTGGGTAGTTCCGGTGCTATTTTGTCCTACATCATGTGTAAGGCAATGAATCGTCCATTCCTGTCGGTCATATTGGGCGGTTTTGGTAGCGATGGTGGTGCCGTAGCAGCGGCGACTGACGGTGCTCAAAAAAACTATCGCAGCGGCAGTGCAGAAGATGCTGCTTTTCTGATGGGTAATGCTGATAGCGTGGTTATTGTGCCGGGGTATGGTTTGGCTGTTGCACGGGCGCAGCATGCCGTAAAGGAATTGGCAGAAAAACTGCATAAAAAAGGCGTGAACGTACGTTTTGCAATTCATCCAGTGGCTGGGCGCATGCCTGGACATATGAACGTTTTACTGGCTGAAGCGGAAATTCCTTATGAGCAAGTTTTAGAAATGGAAGAAATTAACAGCGATTTCTCGAATACCGATGTAGTGCTTGTTTTGGGTGCAAACGATGTGGTTAATCCAGCCGCAAATGTACCCGGTAGCCCAATTTATGGTATGCCAATTCTTGACGTGCATAAAGCTCGAACTGTAATGGTAGTTAAAAGAAGTATGGCCGCAGGTTATGCTGGTCTTGATAATGATCTGTTTTATATGGACAAAACCATGATGATTTTTGGCGATGCCAAGAAAATGGTTGAAAATATGGTTAAAGCGTTATAG